One Clupea harengus chromosome 3, Ch_v2.0.2, whole genome shotgun sequence DNA window includes the following coding sequences:
- the drd4a gene encoding dopamine receptor D4a — protein sequence MPSNLTGSNSTTIPPDAHRNFPALIFGILLIIVIICGNLLVCISVYTEKALKTTTNYFIISLAVSDLLLAVLVLPLFVYAEFQDGIWSLNMSICDALMTMDVMLCTASIFNLCAISIDRFIAVNVPLAYSRKHVDQRQILLLSGTWVLALAVASPVIFGINKVPGRSQSECKLEDNNYVIYSSVCSFFIPCPIMLLLYYGIFRGLRKWEQSRKAKLRSSMQISQKLQEAAGVTAMAPPLAGAQPPPQLPPAIKCELTHVNLHPAKERKLSELKLEELDQDPDTDQAVALPPDPNLDRNLDRNSSQPVPAVAYSNLRPNQELRRNKINRRERKAMRVLPVVVGAFLLCWTPFFVVHMLGAVCDMCDVPSGLMSTVTWLGYVNSAVNPIIYTVFNTEFRKFFKKFLPRCR from the exons ATGCCATCAAACCTCACCGGCTCAAATAGCACGACAATTCCCCCGGACgctcaccgcaactttcccgccCTCATCTTTGGAATATTGCtcatcattgtcatcatctGTGGAAATCTGCTCGTGTGCATTAGTGTTTACACGGAGAAGGCGTTAAAAACAACTACAAACTACTTCATCATTAGTTTAGCTGTCTCAGACTTGTTACTGGCGGTGCTGGTATTGCCGCTCTTCGTGTATGCTGAG ttccAGGATGGCATCTGGTCCTTGAACATGTCCATCTGTGATGCCCTGATGACCATGGATGTGATGCTGTGCACAGcctccatattcaacctctGTGCCATCAGCATCGACAG GTTCATCGCCGTGAATGTCCCTCTGGCCTACAGCAGGAAGCACGTGGACCAGAGGCAGATCCTCCTGCTCTCGGGGACCTGGGTCCTGGCGCTGGCCGTGGCGTCGCCCGTCATCTTCGGCATCAACAAGGTCCCGGGGCGCAGTCAGAGCGAGTGCAAGCTGGAGGACAACAACTACGTCATCTACTCCTCTGTCTGCTCCTTCTTCATCCCCTGCCCCATCATGCTGCTGCTGTACTACGGAATATTCCGGGGCCTGCGGAAGTGGGAGCAGTCTCGGAAGGCCAAGCTGAGGAGCAGCATGCAGATCTCGCAGAAGCTGCAGGAAGCCGCCGGCGTTACCGCCATGGCCCCACCGCTGGCAGGCGCCCAACCCCCCCCACAGCTACCTCCCGCCATAAAGTGCGAGCTCACACACGTGAACCTGCACCCCGCCAAAGAGCGCAAGCTCTCCGAGCTGAAGCTGGAAGAGCTGGACCAAGATCCAGACACAGACCAGGCTGTCGCGCTGCCCCCAGACCCTAACCTCGACCGTAACCTCGACCGTAACTCGTCCCAGCCGGTACCAGCGGTGGCCTACTCAAACCTGAGGCCCAACCAGGAGCTCAGGAGGAACAAAATCAACCGCAGGGAGAGGAAGGCCATGCGAGTGCTGCCTGTAGTAGTAG gtGCCTTCCTGCTGTGCTGGACGCCGTTCTTCGTGGTGCACATGCTAGGGGcggtgtgtgacatgtgtgatGTTCCGTCCGGACTCATGAGCACCGTCACGTGGCTTGGCTACGTCAACAGCGCCGTCAACCCCATCATCTATACCGTGTTCAACACAGAGTTCCGCAAGTTCTTCAAGAAGTTCCTACCCCGCTGTCGCTGA
- the deaf1 gene encoding deformed epidermal autoregulatory factor 1 homolog isoform X2 — protein MTPGHEKDGSKYNWDPSVYDNELPVRCRNTSGILYKNRLGSGGKGRCIKHNNTWYSPTEFEAMAGRASSKDWKRSIRYAGRPLQCLIQERILNPHAASCTCAACCDDLALCSKDTTSYSPESINMTGPVRLFVPYKRRKKELEQAPTPEKKDSPPTKNITLTPGTTFTVTPSGQITTSGTLTFDRTSAGDATAIISEGSAQADVFTSTAVLTTLPALALASPQVVQPKVSPPVLSNLSNGFDAEQRTWLHLEEAASTLLNTAQQLKVLIEQAKQTSLAHATGTSAAAVTTNTSATCPDTFMSHEKSLSTKKDHFQTQIPFQNPEDPEGKTTEILIKQMCVNCGREAVSECTGCHKVNYCSIFCQRKDWRDHQHNCCQGNSTGPQEVVHIQGVELEKVKI, from the exons ATGACCCCCGGCCATGAAAAAGACGGCTCCAAGTACAACTGGGACCCGTCTGTGTATGACAATGAGCTGCCTGTCCGCTGCAGGAACACCAGTGGCATCCTCTACAAAAACCGACTTGGCTCAG GAGGGAAAGGTCGCTGcatcaaacacaacaacacgtGGTACAGCCCCACTGAGTTCGAGGCCATGGCGGGCAGGGCCAGCAGTAAAGACTGGAAGAGGAGCATCCGCTATGCGGGCCGGCCTCTGCAGTGCCTCATACAG GAGCGTATTCTCAACCCCCACGCTGCCTCCTGCACGTGTGCTGCCTGCTGTGATGACCTGGCACTG TGTTCCAAGGACACCACCTCGTACAGCCCAGAGAGCATAAATATG ACGGGACCAGTCAGGTTGTTTGTTCCCTACAAGAGACGCAAGAAGGAGCTTGAACAAGCGCCTACACCTGAGAAGAAGGACAGTCCACCAACGAAGAACATAACGCTCACACCAGGAACTACCT tTACTGTGACGCCCTCTGGTCAGATCACCACTTCAGGGACGTTGACCTTTGACCGGACGTCTGCAGGTGACGCCACTGCCATCATCTCTGAAGGCTCTGCCCAGGCAGATGTCTTCACCAGTACTGCAG tgtTGACGACGCTGCCGGCTTTGGCTCTGGCCTCCCCTCAGGTGGTTCAGCCCAAAGTGTCCCCTCCCGTCTTGAGTAACCTTAGTAACGGGTTTGACGCGGAGCAACGCACCTGGCTGCACCTGGAGGAGGCGGCCAGCACCCTGCTCAACACCGCCCAGCAGCTCAAGGTTCTGATCGAGCAGGCCAAGCAGACCAGCCTGGCCCATGCCACCGGAACCAGCGCCGCCGCCGTCACCACCAACACCAGCGCCACCTGCCCCGACACCTTCATGAGCCACGAGAAGAGCCTTAGCACCAAGAAGGAC CACTTCCAGACACAGATCCCGTTCCAGAACCCTGAAGACCCCGAAGGCAAGACCACTGAGATCCTCATCAag caaatgtgtgtgaactGCGGACGCGaagctgtgagtgagtgcacaggCTGCCACAAAGTCAACTACTGCTCCATCTTCTGCCAGAGAAAG GACTGGAGAGACCACCAGCACAACTGTTGCCAGGGCAACTCCACTGGGCCACAGGAAGTGGTTCACATCCAGGGTGTTGAGTTGGAGAAGGTGAAGATTTAA
- the deaf1 gene encoding deformed epidermal autoregulatory factor 1 homolog isoform X1: MDESHSATKQLGLDGASESTTVGQVEEGEDSDTESEAEGTTMTVMGEANIDIGAESLPNPDDTQSTFAEVTTVTVRDVQATDDNVFTHSVATSAAIPEHVLTGRTTLQIGDSLNTQKATLIVVHTDGSIMDASSLKASASAMTAGPQTPSTPMTPGHEKDGSKYNWDPSVYDNELPVRCRNTSGILYKNRLGSGGKGRCIKHNNTWYSPTEFEAMAGRASSKDWKRSIRYAGRPLQCLIQERILNPHAASCTCAACCDDLALCSKDTTSYSPESINMTGPVRLFVPYKRRKKELEQAPTPEKKDSPPTKNITLTPGTTFTVTPSGQITTSGTLTFDRTSAGDATAIISEGSAQADVFTSTAVLTTLPALALASPQVVQPKVSPPVLSNLSNGFDAEQRTWLHLEEAASTLLNTAQQLKVLIEQAKQTSLAHATGTSAAAVTTNTSATCPDTFMSHEKSLSTKKDHFQTQIPFQNPEDPEGKTTEILIKQMCVNCGREAVSECTGCHKVNYCSIFCQRKDWRDHQHNCCQGNSTGPQEVVHIQGVELEKVKI, translated from the exons ATGGACGAGTCTCACTCGGCAACGAAACAACTGGGGTTGGATGGGGCGTCGGAAAGCACGACTGTCGGGCAagtagaggagggggaggattCGGATACTGAATCGGAGGCCGAAGGCACGACGATGACTGTAATGGGAGAAGCTAACATCGACATCGGAGCCGAGTCCTTGCCGAATCCAGACGACACGCAATCCACATTTGCAG AGGTCACAACAGTCACAGTTCGAGATGTCCAGGCAACAGACGACAATGTATTCACCCATTCTGTGGCCACGTCTGCGGCCATACCAGAACATGTTCTT acaggcaggaCCACACTGCAGATCGGGGACAGTTTGAATACCCAGAAGGCCACGTTGATTGTAGTTCACACTGATGGCAGCATCATGGATGCCAGCAGTTTAAAAGCCTCTGCGTCTGCAATGACAGCAG GTCCTCAGACCCCCTCCACGCCCATGACCCCCGGCCATGAAAAAGACGGCTCCAAGTACAACTGGGACCCGTCTGTGTATGACAATGAGCTGCCTGTCCGCTGCAGGAACACCAGTGGCATCCTCTACAAAAACCGACTTGGCTCAG GAGGGAAAGGTCGCTGcatcaaacacaacaacacgtGGTACAGCCCCACTGAGTTCGAGGCCATGGCGGGCAGGGCCAGCAGTAAAGACTGGAAGAGGAGCATCCGCTATGCGGGCCGGCCTCTGCAGTGCCTCATACAG GAGCGTATTCTCAACCCCCACGCTGCCTCCTGCACGTGTGCTGCCTGCTGTGATGACCTGGCACTG TGTTCCAAGGACACCACCTCGTACAGCCCAGAGAGCATAAATATG ACGGGACCAGTCAGGTTGTTTGTTCCCTACAAGAGACGCAAGAAGGAGCTTGAACAAGCGCCTACACCTGAGAAGAAGGACAGTCCACCAACGAAGAACATAACGCTCACACCAGGAACTACCT tTACTGTGACGCCCTCTGGTCAGATCACCACTTCAGGGACGTTGACCTTTGACCGGACGTCTGCAGGTGACGCCACTGCCATCATCTCTGAAGGCTCTGCCCAGGCAGATGTCTTCACCAGTACTGCAG tgtTGACGACGCTGCCGGCTTTGGCTCTGGCCTCCCCTCAGGTGGTTCAGCCCAAAGTGTCCCCTCCCGTCTTGAGTAACCTTAGTAACGGGTTTGACGCGGAGCAACGCACCTGGCTGCACCTGGAGGAGGCGGCCAGCACCCTGCTCAACACCGCCCAGCAGCTCAAGGTTCTGATCGAGCAGGCCAAGCAGACCAGCCTGGCCCATGCCACCGGAACCAGCGCCGCCGCCGTCACCACCAACACCAGCGCCACCTGCCCCGACACCTTCATGAGCCACGAGAAGAGCCTTAGCACCAAGAAGGAC CACTTCCAGACACAGATCCCGTTCCAGAACCCTGAAGACCCCGAAGGCAAGACCACTGAGATCCTCATCAag caaatgtgtgtgaactGCGGACGCGaagctgtgagtgagtgcacaggCTGCCACAAAGTCAACTACTGCTCCATCTTCTGCCAGAGAAAG GACTGGAGAGACCACCAGCACAACTGTTGCCAGGGCAACTCCACTGGGCCACAGGAAGTGGTTCACATCCAGGGTGTTGAGTTGGAGAAGGTGAAGATTTAA